A stretch of Camelina sativa cultivar DH55 chromosome 18, Cs, whole genome shotgun sequence DNA encodes these proteins:
- the LOC104762934 gene encoding uncharacterized protein LOC104762934 isoform X1, whose protein sequence is MAANESCRVYCVGTVDTKLDELRFLAGSVRSKIGAFSNNSSSKVEVEVVIVDVSAGTADHKQIQNVADFAFVTREQVLSCYSGSNHEKKPLKLPDDRGEAVAIMSKCLESFLRQAVEDNSLSGAIGLGGSGGTSLISSAFRSLPIGIPKVIVSTVASGQTEPYVGTSDLVLFPSVVDVCGINSVSRLVFSNAGASFAGMVLGRLEMFRSSSSENGKCCTVGITMFGVTTSCVNAVQDRLTSEGYETLVFHATGVGGRAMESLVKEGFIQGVMDITTTEVADHVVGGVMACDSSRFDITIEKGIPLVLSVGALDMVNFGGKDTIPSHFQTRKIHVHNEQVSLIRTTAEENKIFARFIADKLNKSTSNVRVCLPEKGVSALDAPGKPFCDPEATGALINELQRLIQTNEERQVNVYPHHINDPEFAEALVASFLEICPKSYSQIKPSETASTKPRTGEHDDGHISKTGLRPERIPYSPTDFPNAKPETLERTQTILGRLRDQIEKGIPIIGGGAGTGISAKFEEAGGIDLIVIYNSGRFRMAGRGSLAGLLPFADANAVVLEMANEVLPVVKSVPVLAGVCATDPFRRMDYFLKQLESIGFVGVQNFPTVGLFDGNFRQNLEETGMGYGLEVQMISEAHKMGLLTTPYAFNPKEGEEMAKAGADIIVAHMGLTTSGNIGAKTAVSMEESVVRVQAIADAARRFNPDIIVLCHGGPISGPEEAEFVLKRTQGCVHGFYGASSMERLPVEQAITSTVQKYKSIAMK, encoded by the exons ATGGCGGCAAACGAAAGTTGTCGAGTGTATTGTGTAGGAACCGTCGATACCAAGCTTGATGAGCTTCGATTCCTTGCTGGATCAGTGCGATCAAAAATCGGCGCATTCTCAAACAACTCATCTTCCAAG gttgaggttgaggttgtGATTGTGGATGTTTCGGCGGGTACTGCTGATCATAAGCAGATCCAGAATGTAGCTGACTTTGCATTTGTAACAAGAGAGCAAGTTCTCTCATGCTACTCTGGATCGAACCACGAGAAAAAGCCTCTGAAACTTCCCGATGATAGAGGCGAGGCCGTTGCTATCATGAGCAAATGCCTTGAGAGTTTTCTTAGGCAAGCGGTTGAGGATAACTCTCTTTCTGGAGCTATAGGTCTTGGCGGAAGCGGAGGAACCTCGCTGATATCATCCGCTTTTAGGTCTCTCCCCATCGGGATTCCCAAGGTCATCGTATCCACTGTGGCCAGTGGTCAAACCGAGCCTTATGTTGGGACCtctgatttggttttatttccTTCTGTGGTGGATGTCTGTGGTATCAACAGTGTTAGCAGGTTAGTCTTTTCAAACGCTGGGGCTTCTTTTGCCGGTATGGTACTCGGGAGGCTTGAGATGTTTAGAAGCTCCTCAAGTGAGAACGGGAAATGTTGTACTGTGGGCATTACCATGTTTGGGGTCACAACTTCATGTGTTAATGCAGTCCAGGATAGATTAACAAGTGAAGGTTATGAGACACTTGTCTTTCATGCCACCGGTGTTGGCGGCAGAGCCATGGAATCTTTGGTTAAAGAAGGGTTTATACag GGAGTAATGGATATTACAACAACCGAGGTTGCAGACCATGTAGTTGGAGGTGTGATGGCATGCGATAGTTCCCGTTTTGATATTACCATAGAAAAAGGAATACCGTTGGTTTTAAGTGTAGGAGCCTTAGATATGGTGAACTTTGGTGGTAAAGATACTATACCTTCACATTTCCAAACAAGAAAGATTCATGTTCACAATGAACAG GTTTCTCTCATTCGAACAACAGCAGAAGAGAACAAAATCTTTGCAAGGTTTATTGCAGATAAACTGAACAAATCAACGTCAAATGTTAGGGTTTGTCTCCCAGAAAAAGGTGTCTCTGCACTGGATGCTCCAGGGAAACCTTTCTGTGATCCAGAAGCAACTGGTGCTCTCATAAATGAATTGCAGAGGCTCATTCAAACAAATGAAGAGAGACAG GTCAATGTTTACCCACACCACATCAATGACCCTGAGTTTGCAGAGGCATTggttgcttcatttcttgagaTTTGTCCTAAATCCTACTCACAAATCAAACCCTCTGAAACTGCTTCGACTAAGCCTAGAACTGGAGAGCATGATGATGGACACATATCTAAGACGGGGTTGAGGCCTGAAAGGATTCCATACAGTCCTACAGATTTCCCCAATGCAAAACCAG AAACCTTGGAACGAACTCAGACCATTTTGGGACGGTTGAGAGATCAAATTGAGAAGGGAATACCAATAATCGGGGGAGGTGCTGGTACAGGAATATCTGCAAAGTTTGAGGAAGCTGGTGGGATTGATTTGATAGTGATATATAACTCTGGACGTTTTCGGATGGCTGGAAGAGGATCCTTAGCAGGCTTGCTTCCATTTGCTGATGCCAATGCAGTCGTGCTTGAAATGGCGAATGAAGTTTTACCC GTAGTGAAGTCAGTGCCTGTTCTTGCTGGGGTGTGCGCAACAGATCCATTTCGACGTATGGACTATTTTCTGAAGCAGTTGGAGTCCATTGGGTTCGTTGGTGTCCAGAACTTTCCAACTGTTGGTCTCTTTGATGGTAATTTTAGACAAAATCTTGAGGAAACTGGAATGGGATATGG CCTAGAAGTTCAAATGATCTCAGAAGCGCATAAGATGGGGCTATTGACCACTCCATATGCTTTCAACCccaaagaaggagaagaaatggCGAAAGCGGGAGCTGATATTATAGTAGCACACATGGGTTTAACGACATCTGGAAATATTGGGGCGAAAACCGCAGTGTCAATGGAAGAAAGTGTTGTTCGTGTACAAGCTATTGCAGATGCTGCTCGTAGATTCAACCCAGACATCATCGTCCTCTGCCATGGAG GTCCAATATCAGGTCCAGAAGAAGCAGAGTTTGTGCTGAAGAGAACACAGGGTTGTGTCCATGGCTTCTATGGAGCATCAAGCATGGAAAGGCTACCTGTAGAACAAGCTATAACAAGCACTGTCCAGAAATACAAATCCATAGCAATGAAGTGA
- the LOC104762935 gene encoding thioredoxin domain-containing protein PLP3B: MDPDAVKSTLSNLAFGNVLAAAARDYKKEVLANEKAQGSRPVNEEVDLDELMDDPELEKLHADRIAALKREVEKREAFKRQGHGEFREVSEGDFLGEVTRSDKVICHFYHKEFYRCKIMDKHLKTLAPRHVDTKFIKMDAENAPFFVTKLAIKTLPCVILFSKGIAMDRLVGFQDLGAKDDFSTTKLENLLVRKGMLSEKKKEEDDEDYEYQESIRRSVRSSANVNSDSD; this comes from the exons ATGGATCCAGATGCGGTGAAGTCGACCCTATCGAATCTGGCATTCGGGAATGTATTGGCGGCAGCTGCTAGAGATTATAAAAAG GAAGTTCTTGCAAATGAAAAGGCGCAAGGTTCAAGACCTGTCAACGAGGAGGTTGATCTTGACGAACTGATGGAT GATCCAGAGCTTGAAAAATTGCACGCTGATAGGATTGCAGCACTCAAG AGAGAAGTGGAAAAGAGAGAAGCATTCAAAAGGCAAGGACACGGTGAATTCCGAGAAGTTAGCGAAGGCGACTTCTTGGGAGAAGTCACTCGGAGTGACAAAGTTATATGTCACTTCTACCACAAGGAATTCTACCGTTGCAA GATAATGGACAAGCATCTGAAGACCCTTGCACCTAGACATGTGGACACAAAGTTCATTAAGATGGACGCAGAG AACGCTCCCTTCTTCGTCACCAAGCTTGCGATCAAGACTTTGCCCTGTGTTATCCTTTTTAG CAAGGGTATCGCCATGGATAGGCTTGTCGGGTTTCAAGATCTAGGTGCCAAGGACGATTTCTCCACTACGAAGCTGGAGAACCTTCTGGTTAGAAaag gAATGCTTagcgaaaagaaaaaagaggaagatgatgaagactaCGAGTATCAAGAAAGCATACGTCGGTCCGTTAGGTCTTCCGCAAATGTCAACTCTGATTCTGATTGA
- the LOC104762938 gene encoding folate transporter 1, chloroplastic-like isoform X2, producing the protein MSASWQWENATAGAVAGFATVAAVHPLDVVRTRFQVNDGRWSSLPTYKNTAHAVFTIARLEVCARRISLTLFFNGLRGLYAGFFPAVIGSTVSWGLYFFFYGRAKQRYAKGRDDEKLSPGLHLASAAEAGALVCLCTNPIWLVKTRLQLQTPLHQTQSYSGLLDAVKTIVKEEGPRALYKGVVPGLVLVSHGAIQFTAYEELRKIIVDWKEKRIKSESADSSLNSGDYAALGGSSKVAAVLLTYPFQVIRARLQQRPGTNRIPRYIDSLHVIRETARFEGLRGFYRGLTANLLKNVPASSITFIVYENVLKFLKKPPTTKD; encoded by the exons ATGTCGGCGTCATGGCAGTGGGAAAACGCCACCGCCGGCGCCGTAGCTGGATTCGCCACCGTAGCTGCTGTGCACCCTCTTGATGTCGTTCGTACGAGATTCCAAG TCAATGACGGTAGATGGTCAAGTCTCCCGACGTACAAGAACACTGCTCACGCTGTATTCACCATTGCCCGTCTTGAGGTTTGCGCAAGAAGAATCTCTCTTacccttttttttaat GGTTTGAGAGGACTTTATGCAGGCTTCTTCCCTGCTGTTATCGGTTCTACTGTTTCATGGGGCTTATACTTCTTTTT TTATGGAAGAGCCAAGCAGAGATATGCTAAAGGCAGGGACGATGAGAAACTCAGCCCTGGTCTTCACCTTGCTTCTGCTGCTGAAGCAGGGGCCTTG GTCTGTTTATGCACAAATCCGATTTGGCTTGTCAAAACAAGATTACAGCTTCAGACACCTCTTCATCAAACCCAATCATACTCCGGCCTATTAG ATGCCGTTAAAACCATAGTGAAAGAGGAAGGACCCAGGGCTCTCTACAAGGGTGTTGTCCCTGGTCTGGTACTG GTTTCTCATGGTGCTATTCAGTTCACAGCATATGAGGAACTTCGTAAAATCATTGTGGAttggaaagaaaagagaataaagTCGGAATCCGCTGACAGTTCATTG AACTCAGGAGATTATGCTGCACTTGGTGGCTCCTCCAAAGTCGCTGCAGTTCTTCTTACATATCCATTTCAGGTTATTCGAGCACGATTGCAG CAACGACCTGGTACTAACAGAATTCCAAGATATATAGACAGCTTACATGTCATCAGAGAAACCGCGAG ATTCGAAGGTCTCAGAGGTTTCTATAGGGGACTAACTGCTAATCTGTTGAAAAATGTTCCTGCTTCATCCATTACATTCATCGTCTATGAAAACGTTCTGAAATTTCTAAAAAAGCCTCCAACAACAAAAGATTAG
- the LOC104762938 gene encoding folate transporter 1, chloroplastic-like isoform X3, which translates to MSASWQWENATAGAVAGFATVAAVHPLDVVRTRFQVNDGRWSSLPTYKNTAHAVFTIARLEGLRGLYAGFFPAVIGSTVSWGLYFFFYGRAKQRYAKGRDDEKLSPGLHLASAAEAGALVCLCTNPIWLVKTRLQLQTPLHQTQSYSGLLDAVKTIVKEEGPRALYKGVVPGLVLQVSHGAIQFTAYEELRKIIVDWKEKRIKSESADSSLNSGDYAALGGSSKVAAVLLTYPFQVIRARLQQRPGTNRIPRYIDSLHVIRETARFEGLRGFYRGLTANLLKNVPASSITFIVYENVLKFLKKPPTTKD; encoded by the exons ATGTCGGCGTCATGGCAGTGGGAAAACGCCACCGCCGGCGCCGTAGCTGGATTCGCCACCGTAGCTGCTGTGCACCCTCTTGATGTCGTTCGTACGAGATTCCAAG TCAATGACGGTAGATGGTCAAGTCTCCCGACGTACAAGAACACTGCTCACGCTGTATTCACCATTGCCCGTCTTGAG GGTTTGAGAGGACTTTATGCAGGCTTCTTCCCTGCTGTTATCGGTTCTACTGTTTCATGGGGCTTATACTTCTTTTT TTATGGAAGAGCCAAGCAGAGATATGCTAAAGGCAGGGACGATGAGAAACTCAGCCCTGGTCTTCACCTTGCTTCTGCTGCTGAAGCAGGGGCCTTG GTCTGTTTATGCACAAATCCGATTTGGCTTGTCAAAACAAGATTACAGCTTCAGACACCTCTTCATCAAACCCAATCATACTCCGGCCTATTAG ATGCCGTTAAAACCATAGTGAAAGAGGAAGGACCCAGGGCTCTCTACAAGGGTGTTGTCCCTGGTCTGGTACTG CAGGTTTCTCATGGTGCTATTCAGTTCACAGCATATGAGGAACTTCGTAAAATCATTGTGGAttggaaagaaaagagaataaagTCGGAATCCGCTGACAGTTCATTG AACTCAGGAGATTATGCTGCACTTGGTGGCTCCTCCAAAGTCGCTGCAGTTCTTCTTACATATCCATTTCAGGTTATTCGAGCACGATTGCAG CAACGACCTGGTACTAACAGAATTCCAAGATATATAGACAGCTTACATGTCATCAGAGAAACCGCGAG ATTCGAAGGTCTCAGAGGTTTCTATAGGGGACTAACTGCTAATCTGTTGAAAAATGTTCCTGCTTCATCCATTACATTCATCGTCTATGAAAACGTTCTGAAATTTCTAAAAAAGCCTCCAACAACAAAAGATTAG
- the LOC104762938 gene encoding folate transporter 1, chloroplastic-like isoform X4, whose protein sequence is MSASWQWENATAGAVAGFATVAAVHPLDVVRTRFQVNDGRWSSLPTYKNTAHAVFTIARLEGLRGLYAGFFPAVIGSTVSWGLYFFFYGRAKQRYAKGRDDEKLSPGLHLASAAEAGALVCLCTNPIWLVKTRLQLQTPLHQTQSYSGLLDAVKTIVKEEGPRALYKGVVPGLVLVSHGAIQFTAYEELRKIIVDWKEKRIKSESADSSLNSGDYAALGGSSKVAAVLLTYPFQVIRARLQQRPGTNRIPRYIDSLHVIRETARFEGLRGFYRGLTANLLKNVPASSITFIVYENVLKFLKKPPTTKD, encoded by the exons ATGTCGGCGTCATGGCAGTGGGAAAACGCCACCGCCGGCGCCGTAGCTGGATTCGCCACCGTAGCTGCTGTGCACCCTCTTGATGTCGTTCGTACGAGATTCCAAG TCAATGACGGTAGATGGTCAAGTCTCCCGACGTACAAGAACACTGCTCACGCTGTATTCACCATTGCCCGTCTTGAG GGTTTGAGAGGACTTTATGCAGGCTTCTTCCCTGCTGTTATCGGTTCTACTGTTTCATGGGGCTTATACTTCTTTTT TTATGGAAGAGCCAAGCAGAGATATGCTAAAGGCAGGGACGATGAGAAACTCAGCCCTGGTCTTCACCTTGCTTCTGCTGCTGAAGCAGGGGCCTTG GTCTGTTTATGCACAAATCCGATTTGGCTTGTCAAAACAAGATTACAGCTTCAGACACCTCTTCATCAAACCCAATCATACTCCGGCCTATTAG ATGCCGTTAAAACCATAGTGAAAGAGGAAGGACCCAGGGCTCTCTACAAGGGTGTTGTCCCTGGTCTGGTACTG GTTTCTCATGGTGCTATTCAGTTCACAGCATATGAGGAACTTCGTAAAATCATTGTGGAttggaaagaaaagagaataaagTCGGAATCCGCTGACAGTTCATTG AACTCAGGAGATTATGCTGCACTTGGTGGCTCCTCCAAAGTCGCTGCAGTTCTTCTTACATATCCATTTCAGGTTATTCGAGCACGATTGCAG CAACGACCTGGTACTAACAGAATTCCAAGATATATAGACAGCTTACATGTCATCAGAGAAACCGCGAG ATTCGAAGGTCTCAGAGGTTTCTATAGGGGACTAACTGCTAATCTGTTGAAAAATGTTCCTGCTTCATCCATTACATTCATCGTCTATGAAAACGTTCTGAAATTTCTAAAAAAGCCTCCAACAACAAAAGATTAG
- the LOC104762938 gene encoding folate transporter 1, chloroplastic-like isoform X1: MSASWQWENATAGAVAGFATVAAVHPLDVVRTRFQVNDGRWSSLPTYKNTAHAVFTIARLEVCARRISLTLFFNGLRGLYAGFFPAVIGSTVSWGLYFFFYGRAKQRYAKGRDDEKLSPGLHLASAAEAGALVCLCTNPIWLVKTRLQLQTPLHQTQSYSGLLDAVKTIVKEEGPRALYKGVVPGLVLQVSHGAIQFTAYEELRKIIVDWKEKRIKSESADSSLNSGDYAALGGSSKVAAVLLTYPFQVIRARLQQRPGTNRIPRYIDSLHVIRETARFEGLRGFYRGLTANLLKNVPASSITFIVYENVLKFLKKPPTTKD, from the exons ATGTCGGCGTCATGGCAGTGGGAAAACGCCACCGCCGGCGCCGTAGCTGGATTCGCCACCGTAGCTGCTGTGCACCCTCTTGATGTCGTTCGTACGAGATTCCAAG TCAATGACGGTAGATGGTCAAGTCTCCCGACGTACAAGAACACTGCTCACGCTGTATTCACCATTGCCCGTCTTGAGGTTTGCGCAAGAAGAATCTCTCTTacccttttttttaat GGTTTGAGAGGACTTTATGCAGGCTTCTTCCCTGCTGTTATCGGTTCTACTGTTTCATGGGGCTTATACTTCTTTTT TTATGGAAGAGCCAAGCAGAGATATGCTAAAGGCAGGGACGATGAGAAACTCAGCCCTGGTCTTCACCTTGCTTCTGCTGCTGAAGCAGGGGCCTTG GTCTGTTTATGCACAAATCCGATTTGGCTTGTCAAAACAAGATTACAGCTTCAGACACCTCTTCATCAAACCCAATCATACTCCGGCCTATTAG ATGCCGTTAAAACCATAGTGAAAGAGGAAGGACCCAGGGCTCTCTACAAGGGTGTTGTCCCTGGTCTGGTACTG CAGGTTTCTCATGGTGCTATTCAGTTCACAGCATATGAGGAACTTCGTAAAATCATTGTGGAttggaaagaaaagagaataaagTCGGAATCCGCTGACAGTTCATTG AACTCAGGAGATTATGCTGCACTTGGTGGCTCCTCCAAAGTCGCTGCAGTTCTTCTTACATATCCATTTCAGGTTATTCGAGCACGATTGCAG CAACGACCTGGTACTAACAGAATTCCAAGATATATAGACAGCTTACATGTCATCAGAGAAACCGCGAG ATTCGAAGGTCTCAGAGGTTTCTATAGGGGACTAACTGCTAATCTGTTGAAAAATGTTCCTGCTTCATCCATTACATTCATCGTCTATGAAAACGTTCTGAAATTTCTAAAAAAGCCTCCAACAACAAAAGATTAG
- the LOC104762937 gene encoding peroxidase 72 — protein MAKSLNIFIAALSLIALSPLCLCSKAYGTGGYLFPQFYDHSCPKAQEIVQSIVAKAFAQDPRMPASLLRLHFHDCFVKGCDASILLDSSGTIISEKRSNPNRNSARGFELIEEIKQALEQECPETVSCADILALAARDSTVITGGPSWEVPLGRRDARGASLSGSNNDIPAPNNTFQTILTKFKRQGLDLVDLVSLSGSHTIGNSRCTSFRQRLYNQSGNGKPDLTLSQYYATLLRKRCPRSGGDQNLFFLDFVTPFKFDNHYFKNLVMYKGLLSSDEILFTKNRESKELVKLYAENQEAFFEQFAKSMVKMGNISPLTGVKGEIRRICRRVNHAY, from the exons ATGGCTAAGTCATTAAACATCTTTATCGcagctctctctctcattgCATTATCTCCTCTTTGTTTGTGTTCCAAAGCATATGGAACTGGCGGCTATCTTTTTCCGCAGTTCTACGACCACTCGTGTCCTAAAGCCCAAGAGATTGTTCAGTCCATTGTGGCTAAAGCATTCGCACAGGATCCTCGCATGCCTGCCTCCCTGCTCAGGCTCCATTTCCATGATTGTTTCGTCAAG GGATGCGATGCTTCGATACTATTGGACAGCAGTGGAACCATAATCAGCGAGAAACGATCAAATCCTAACCGTAACTCAGCTCGTGGTTTCGAACTTATCGAGGAAATCAAACAAGCCTTAGAACAAGAGTGTCCTGAAACAGTTTCTTGCGCTGATATCTTGGCTCTAGCCGCTAGAGACTCAACTGTCATC ACGGGTGGACCAAGCTGGGAAGTACCTCTAGGAAGAAGAGACGCGAGAGGAGCAAGCTTGAGTGGTTCCAACAATGACATCCCTGCTCCAAACAACACTTTTCAAACCATCCTCACTAAGTTCAAGCGTCAAGGTCTCGATCTCGTCGATCTTGTCTCCCTCTCCG GAAGTCACACCATAGGAAACTCGAGGTGCACGAGTTTCCGGCAGAGGTTATACAACCAGTCCGGTAACGGGAAGCCTGATCTGACTCTAAGCCAGTACTATGCAACCCTGTTGCGTAAACGATGTCCGAGATCCGGGGGTGACCagaacctcttcttcctcgACTTCGTGACACCGTTCAAGTTCGACAACCACTACTTCAAAAACCTAGTCATGTACAAAGGTCTATTGAGTTCGGATGAGATtctgttcacaaagaacagagaGTCGAAGGAGCTCGTGAAACTATACGCTGAGAATCAAGAGGCCTTCTTCGAGCAGTTTGCTAAATCTATGGTGAAGATGGGAAATATCTCACCGTTGACTGGCGTGAAGGGAGAGATCCGACGCATCTGCCGGAGGGTTAACCATGCTTATTAA
- the LOC104762934 gene encoding uncharacterized protein LOC104762934 isoform X2, which yields MAANESCRVYCVGTVDTKLDELRFLAGSVRSKIGAFSNNSSSKVEVVIVDVSAGTADHKQIQNVADFAFVTREQVLSCYSGSNHEKKPLKLPDDRGEAVAIMSKCLESFLRQAVEDNSLSGAIGLGGSGGTSLISSAFRSLPIGIPKVIVSTVASGQTEPYVGTSDLVLFPSVVDVCGINSVSRLVFSNAGASFAGMVLGRLEMFRSSSSENGKCCTVGITMFGVTTSCVNAVQDRLTSEGYETLVFHATGVGGRAMESLVKEGFIQGVMDITTTEVADHVVGGVMACDSSRFDITIEKGIPLVLSVGALDMVNFGGKDTIPSHFQTRKIHVHNEQVSLIRTTAEENKIFARFIADKLNKSTSNVRVCLPEKGVSALDAPGKPFCDPEATGALINELQRLIQTNEERQVNVYPHHINDPEFAEALVASFLEICPKSYSQIKPSETASTKPRTGEHDDGHISKTGLRPERIPYSPTDFPNAKPETLERTQTILGRLRDQIEKGIPIIGGGAGTGISAKFEEAGGIDLIVIYNSGRFRMAGRGSLAGLLPFADANAVVLEMANEVLPVVKSVPVLAGVCATDPFRRMDYFLKQLESIGFVGVQNFPTVGLFDGNFRQNLEETGMGYGLEVQMISEAHKMGLLTTPYAFNPKEGEEMAKAGADIIVAHMGLTTSGNIGAKTAVSMEESVVRVQAIADAARRFNPDIIVLCHGGPISGPEEAEFVLKRTQGCVHGFYGASSMERLPVEQAITSTVQKYKSIAMK from the exons ATGGCGGCAAACGAAAGTTGTCGAGTGTATTGTGTAGGAACCGTCGATACCAAGCTTGATGAGCTTCGATTCCTTGCTGGATCAGTGCGATCAAAAATCGGCGCATTCTCAAACAACTCATCTTCCAAG gttgaggttgtGATTGTGGATGTTTCGGCGGGTACTGCTGATCATAAGCAGATCCAGAATGTAGCTGACTTTGCATTTGTAACAAGAGAGCAAGTTCTCTCATGCTACTCTGGATCGAACCACGAGAAAAAGCCTCTGAAACTTCCCGATGATAGAGGCGAGGCCGTTGCTATCATGAGCAAATGCCTTGAGAGTTTTCTTAGGCAAGCGGTTGAGGATAACTCTCTTTCTGGAGCTATAGGTCTTGGCGGAAGCGGAGGAACCTCGCTGATATCATCCGCTTTTAGGTCTCTCCCCATCGGGATTCCCAAGGTCATCGTATCCACTGTGGCCAGTGGTCAAACCGAGCCTTATGTTGGGACCtctgatttggttttatttccTTCTGTGGTGGATGTCTGTGGTATCAACAGTGTTAGCAGGTTAGTCTTTTCAAACGCTGGGGCTTCTTTTGCCGGTATGGTACTCGGGAGGCTTGAGATGTTTAGAAGCTCCTCAAGTGAGAACGGGAAATGTTGTACTGTGGGCATTACCATGTTTGGGGTCACAACTTCATGTGTTAATGCAGTCCAGGATAGATTAACAAGTGAAGGTTATGAGACACTTGTCTTTCATGCCACCGGTGTTGGCGGCAGAGCCATGGAATCTTTGGTTAAAGAAGGGTTTATACag GGAGTAATGGATATTACAACAACCGAGGTTGCAGACCATGTAGTTGGAGGTGTGATGGCATGCGATAGTTCCCGTTTTGATATTACCATAGAAAAAGGAATACCGTTGGTTTTAAGTGTAGGAGCCTTAGATATGGTGAACTTTGGTGGTAAAGATACTATACCTTCACATTTCCAAACAAGAAAGATTCATGTTCACAATGAACAG GTTTCTCTCATTCGAACAACAGCAGAAGAGAACAAAATCTTTGCAAGGTTTATTGCAGATAAACTGAACAAATCAACGTCAAATGTTAGGGTTTGTCTCCCAGAAAAAGGTGTCTCTGCACTGGATGCTCCAGGGAAACCTTTCTGTGATCCAGAAGCAACTGGTGCTCTCATAAATGAATTGCAGAGGCTCATTCAAACAAATGAAGAGAGACAG GTCAATGTTTACCCACACCACATCAATGACCCTGAGTTTGCAGAGGCATTggttgcttcatttcttgagaTTTGTCCTAAATCCTACTCACAAATCAAACCCTCTGAAACTGCTTCGACTAAGCCTAGAACTGGAGAGCATGATGATGGACACATATCTAAGACGGGGTTGAGGCCTGAAAGGATTCCATACAGTCCTACAGATTTCCCCAATGCAAAACCAG AAACCTTGGAACGAACTCAGACCATTTTGGGACGGTTGAGAGATCAAATTGAGAAGGGAATACCAATAATCGGGGGAGGTGCTGGTACAGGAATATCTGCAAAGTTTGAGGAAGCTGGTGGGATTGATTTGATAGTGATATATAACTCTGGACGTTTTCGGATGGCTGGAAGAGGATCCTTAGCAGGCTTGCTTCCATTTGCTGATGCCAATGCAGTCGTGCTTGAAATGGCGAATGAAGTTTTACCC GTAGTGAAGTCAGTGCCTGTTCTTGCTGGGGTGTGCGCAACAGATCCATTTCGACGTATGGACTATTTTCTGAAGCAGTTGGAGTCCATTGGGTTCGTTGGTGTCCAGAACTTTCCAACTGTTGGTCTCTTTGATGGTAATTTTAGACAAAATCTTGAGGAAACTGGAATGGGATATGG CCTAGAAGTTCAAATGATCTCAGAAGCGCATAAGATGGGGCTATTGACCACTCCATATGCTTTCAACCccaaagaaggagaagaaatggCGAAAGCGGGAGCTGATATTATAGTAGCACACATGGGTTTAACGACATCTGGAAATATTGGGGCGAAAACCGCAGTGTCAATGGAAGAAAGTGTTGTTCGTGTACAAGCTATTGCAGATGCTGCTCGTAGATTCAACCCAGACATCATCGTCCTCTGCCATGGAG GTCCAATATCAGGTCCAGAAGAAGCAGAGTTTGTGCTGAAGAGAACACAGGGTTGTGTCCATGGCTTCTATGGAGCATCAAGCATGGAAAGGCTACCTGTAGAACAAGCTATAACAAGCACTGTCCAGAAATACAAATCCATAGCAATGAAGTGA
- the LOC104762936 gene encoding dehydrin Rab18-like, whose product MASYQNRPGGQATDEYGNPIQQLDEYGNPIGSGGHGGLGSTGGGGYGTGTGGTYGTGGQGYGTGTGIGSEAFGTGGGARHHGQEQLHKESGGGLGGMLHRSGSGSSSSSEDDGQGGRRKKGITQKIKEKLPGHHDQSSHQAQGMGGMGTGYDASGYGGEHHEKKGMMDKIKEKLPGGGGR is encoded by the exons atggcgtCTTACCAGAACCGTCCAGGAGGTCAGGCCACTGACGAGTATGGAAACCCGATCCAGCAGTTGGACGAGTATGGAAACCCTATTGGCAGCGGAGGACACGGTGGTCTAGGCTCCACTGGCGGAGGAGGTTACGGAACTGGCACCGGTGGTACCTATGGAACTGGCGGCCAAGGATACGGAACCGGGACCGGGATCGGTTCCGAAGCCTTTGGAACAGGCGGAGGTGCTAGGCACCACGGCCAAGAGCAACTCCACAAGGAAAGTGGTGGTGGCTTGGGAGGAATGCTTCACCGCTCTGGATCTGGATCCAGCTCTAGCTCG gagGATGATGGACAAGGAGGCAGGAGGAAGAAGGGAATAACGCAAAAGATTAAGGAGAAGTTGCCAGGTCATCATGATCAGTCTAGTCATCAAGCTCAAGGAATGGGTGGCATGGGAACCGGATACGATGCCAGCGGTTATGGTGGCGAGCACCACGAGAAGAAggggatgatggacaagatcaAGGAGAAACTTCCCGGCGGTGGTGGCCGTTAA